From the Sphingomonas aliaeris genome, one window contains:
- a CDS encoding ShlB/FhaC/HecB family hemolysin secretion/activation protein, which produces MRWLGKMVWTASALMMASASYAQTGLNQADPSIVIRSLPKPGAPVTQIQPPVVTDPAVDLAPLAAARPRVASAIIVVGGDEIPRGVFAAALVPFLGANLGNGDLSRLAGSVAAAARDAGYPFARAWIEPQSMAQGVLRVSLEAGTLSAVRVIGAHNPLADRMLTRALVTGRAVRRAQLERAILLIGDIPGLSVKESRYIRQDGFGILLVTIAEDRASLYAQIDNRGSKEVGPLRTTLLGSLRSVLRSGDELGVVSAQTPFQPSEFFFLRARYSTPVNADGAVVSISGSYGRAHPGGTLLPLRVIGKSYDGSLSYTVPLLRDRRRSIWASLDLRSLQGRQTLLDSPLRNDRLTTLSGALNGNGRLGGGVLRGSVTIVAGLPLPGMTHEGDRRISRSDGDARFVTLNYDLEWATRLSERLSVALTSQAQIASRPLLATTEIGVGGRCSDADTIMRNAPETRASWVGRSYAQTSAGSRPAWWIARKFTAPSTEGMSATFATAPGAARSCPRPRAYGSAAGGSTGCWRSHCRSTAIASTRKIAARASPSACRGYSDATQGFPGRVSGRALFVLGDPVCDSASWILFVVRKRGIGAGTRDLARPVRGVRSPAQRQGRHRRDGRA; this is translated from the coding sequence ATGCGTTGGTTGGGTAAGATGGTCTGGACGGCGTCCGCTCTCATGATGGCGTCTGCCAGCTACGCGCAGACGGGGCTGAACCAGGCCGATCCCTCGATTGTGATCCGCTCGCTGCCCAAACCCGGTGCGCCCGTCACGCAAATTCAGCCGCCCGTCGTCACCGACCCGGCCGTTGACCTGGCTCCGCTGGCGGCTGCCAGACCGCGTGTTGCGTCCGCGATCATCGTTGTCGGGGGCGATGAGATTCCGCGTGGCGTGTTCGCCGCGGCCTTGGTCCCGTTCCTGGGTGCAAATTTGGGGAACGGGGATCTTTCGCGACTTGCCGGCAGCGTAGCCGCCGCCGCCCGTGACGCCGGCTATCCGTTCGCAAGGGCTTGGATCGAACCGCAGTCAATGGCGCAGGGCGTCCTGCGTGTCAGCCTGGAAGCCGGCACGCTGTCCGCCGTCCGCGTGATCGGCGCCCACAATCCGCTCGCCGATCGAATGCTTACAAGGGCGCTGGTAACAGGGCGCGCCGTTCGCCGCGCGCAACTGGAACGGGCGATCCTGTTGATCGGCGATATCCCCGGGCTTTCGGTGAAGGAAAGCCGGTATATCCGGCAGGATGGGTTCGGTATTCTTTTGGTCACGATCGCCGAGGATCGGGCCAGTCTGTATGCACAGATCGACAACCGCGGCAGCAAGGAGGTCGGTCCGCTGCGGACGACGCTGCTTGGCAGCCTTCGCAGCGTTCTGAGATCCGGTGACGAACTAGGCGTGGTCTCCGCGCAGACACCTTTTCAGCCGTCCGAATTCTTCTTTCTCCGGGCGCGCTATTCCACGCCCGTGAACGCAGACGGCGCTGTCGTGTCGATTTCCGGTTCCTACGGACGCGCGCATCCTGGCGGAACGCTGCTGCCGTTGCGGGTGATCGGAAAAAGCTATGACGGCAGCCTGTCCTACACAGTGCCGCTGCTTCGCGATCGTCGTCGCTCCATCTGGGCGAGCCTCGATCTGCGTAGCCTGCAAGGTCGTCAGACGCTGCTCGACAGTCCCTTGCGAAATGATCGCCTGACCACTCTCTCCGGCGCGTTGAACGGCAACGGCCGATTGGGGGGCGGCGTCCTTCGTGGCAGTGTGACAATCGTTGCGGGGTTGCCGTTACCGGGCATGACGCACGAAGGCGATCGCCGCATCTCGCGTAGCGACGGCGACGCACGTTTCGTCACACTGAACTACGATCTGGAATGGGCCACGCGCCTGTCTGAGCGATTAAGCGTAGCGCTCACATCGCAGGCGCAGATCGCTTCCCGACCATTGCTTGCCACGACGGAGATCGGCGTTGGGGGCCGGTGTTCGGACGCGGATACGATTATGCGGAACGCACCGGAGACCAGGGCATCCTGGGTGGGGCGGAGCTACGCGCAGACTTCGGCCGGCTCGCGCCCGGCGTGGTGGATCGCGCGCAAATTTACGGCGCCGTCGACGGAGGGTATGTCGGCAACCTTCGCAACGGCCCCGGGGGCGGCTCGCTCCTGTCCACGGCCGCGGGCTTACGGATCGGCCGCGGGCGGATCGACGGGATGCTGGAGGTCGCACTGCCGATCAACCGCGATCGCTTCGACACGAAAGATCGCCGCCCGCGCATCTCCTTCCGCTTGTCGCGGATATTCTGATGCGACCCAAGGCTTTCCGGGCCGCGTTTCAGGCCGCGCGCTTTTCGTCCTGGGCGATCCTGTTTGCGATAGCGCTTCTTGGATCCTATTTGTCGTTCGGAAGCGTGGGATCGGCGCTGGAACGCGCGATCTCGCCCGCCCGGTTCGCGGCGTTCGATCGCCCGCCCAGCGGCAAGGTCGTCATCGTCGAGATGGACGCGCGTAG
- a CDS encoding FecR family protein, with protein sequence MRKPFIAILAASCSTAAMASDGGWKISESSGSVQVLHSGVTKIATRGSQVEAGDTVTTGPGSRAVLVRGTEYMMVAASSRLRLPTDVAASGFTQVFTEIGNVVFMIKKKMTAHFEVKTPYLAAVVKGTTFSVGVSATGASVQVLEGAVDVATPDGGAHDLLRPGSFAMVGANDLYRMQVETNGITKVVISPAAPAVPAVPVDPTIVPPAAETAAIVPDSPSIVTAAFEAPVPLATVTGGLVNGTTGGDADLTALASVSKSANEASSSAVRSVEAATKSIAATEAQEQASAVADTQAQAAEAAAKAKADADQAAQLAELAAQRAAEATAQANADKVRGEAAAAAAKLAADEAASAAATAAQVAAQAEADRVAALSVVTQMQAAADQAAAAAAAAAATAASSGNDPQAVAMAEKAARDAAKASDEAAKANAAAAQAQADKAMRDAAKAETDKAAEKAMKDAAKAADAAAKAAEHEAEKLADNIIKAAGKLAAATLADLAKQQDKAARDAKKAADDAAKAAEAIAKAVAKGNDDAAKAAEDALKGKKG encoded by the coding sequence GTGCGCAAACCGTTTATCGCAATTCTGGCGGCCAGTTGCTCGACGGCGGCAATGGCCAGCGATGGTGGCTGGAAGATCAGCGAGTCCAGCGGGTCCGTTCAGGTCTTGCATAGCGGCGTGACCAAGATCGCGACGCGCGGGTCGCAGGTAGAGGCCGGCGATACCGTCACGACGGGTCCCGGAAGCCGCGCGGTTCTGGTTCGCGGCACCGAATATATGATGGTTGCCGCGTCGTCCCGGCTGCGTCTGCCGACGGACGTCGCTGCATCCGGCTTCACGCAGGTATTCACGGAAATCGGCAATGTGGTCTTCATGATCAAGAAGAAGATGACAGCGCACTTCGAGGTGAAGACGCCGTATCTTGCCGCCGTGGTGAAAGGCACGACCTTTTCCGTGGGCGTGAGCGCGACCGGGGCATCGGTTCAGGTGCTGGAGGGTGCCGTCGATGTCGCCACCCCCGATGGCGGTGCGCACGATCTGCTGCGTCCGGGGTCCTTCGCGATGGTGGGCGCGAACGATCTGTACCGGATGCAGGTCGAGACTAACGGAATCACCAAGGTCGTCATATCCCCTGCCGCGCCGGCTGTGCCTGCGGTCCCGGTCGATCCAACGATAGTGCCGCCGGCCGCCGAGACGGCCGCGATCGTCCCCGATAGTCCGTCGATAGTCACCGCGGCGTTCGAGGCGCCGGTACCGTTGGCCACTGTCACGGGGGGGTTGGTCAACGGCACGACGGGTGGCGACGCCGATCTCACCGCGCTGGCAAGCGTGTCGAAATCGGCGAACGAAGCGTCCAGTTCCGCGGTCCGTTCGGTAGAAGCCGCCACCAAGTCGATCGCCGCCACGGAAGCGCAGGAACAGGCAAGCGCGGTGGCGGATACACAGGCGCAGGCGGCCGAAGCAGCCGCAAAGGCGAAGGCGGATGCCGATCAGGCGGCACAGCTTGCCGAGTTGGCAGCACAGCGTGCGGCGGAAGCGACGGCGCAGGCGAATGCAGATAAGGTGAGAGGCGAGGCTGCTGCCGCAGCTGCGAAGCTTGCCGCAGACGAGGCGGCTTCCGCTGCAGCGACCGCCGCGCAGGTCGCTGCACAGGCGGAGGCCGATCGCGTTGCCGCACTTTCCGTCGTCACGCAGATGCAGGCGGCTGCGGATCAAGCCGCAGCCGCCGCGGCAGCTGCTGCCGCCACCGCAGCGAGTTCGGGCAATGATCCCCAGGCGGTGGCAATGGCCGAGAAGGCTGCACGGGACGCGGCAAAGGCCAGTGACGAGGCGGCCAAGGCGAACGCTGCTGCGGCGCAGGCGCAGGCCGACAAGGCGATGAGAGATGCAGCCAAGGCAGAGACCGACAAGGCAGCCGAGAAAGCGATGAAGGACGCGGCCAAGGCGGCGGATGCCGCTGCCAAAGCGGCCGAGCACGAAGCCGAGAAGCTTGCCGATAACATCATCAAGGCAGCGGGCAAACTTGCCGCCGCCACGCTTGCTGACCTTGCCAAGCAACAGGACAAGGCGGCGCGGGATGCGAAGAAGGCGGCAGACGACGCTGCGAAAGCCGCCGAAGCTATCGCCAAGGCCGTGGCCAAGGGGAACGACGACGCTGCGAAAGCCGCCGAAGACGCGCTCAAGGGGAAGAAGGGCTGA
- a CDS encoding PilZ domain-containing protein, which produces MPAEQINRAARRQKSFQPGTWMNGDQVITLHVLDISESGARAHSPMPPSEGRCVPIVCGLPLGRAVVRWVSASTFGLEFVVPISTDTVAAVLKLTPR; this is translated from the coding sequence ATGCCGGCCGAACAGATCAACCGTGCCGCGCGCAGGCAAAAAAGTTTCCAGCCGGGCACCTGGATGAACGGCGATCAGGTGATTACCCTTCACGTGCTGGATATTTCGGAAAGTGGCGCGCGCGCGCATTCCCCAATGCCGCCTTCCGAAGGGCGATGTGTGCCGATCGTCTGCGGCCTCCCCCTGGGCCGCGCGGTCGTGCGATGGGTGTCGGCCAGTACGTTCGGCCTGGAATTCGTCGTTCCGATTTCGACAGATACGGTAGCCGCCGTCTTGAAGCTGACACCGCGCTGA
- a CDS encoding radical SAM protein, which translates to MPAFPFPADAIDALPSPPDLGRRKLWLPKRVIVTRSAMEWDHGRAIAERAGRLGLDVEELPSDRLPLAMPEDERKAYAAAKNMLAVVVAPPSKRRLQPIAPSADWRIDLAEGCPAHCSYCYLAGSLKGPPITRTYANLPEIMAEMPAHLGKGMVTSRSRARAQEGTTFEASCYTDPLALEHLTGSLSALIEHFGRWDEALQLRFTSKFAAVDPLLPIDHAGQTRMRASINPASYARHEGGTDPVAARLHALARMAAAGYPVGLTIAPIIAAAGWEQAYAELIAQAGAALAHMPHLDLTIELITHRYTPGSRAVLQSWYPGSSLDMTMAGRVEKRTKFGSLKYVYDADTMRSLRSFFEHEITRHLPTARILYWT; encoded by the coding sequence GTGCCAGCCTTTCCGTTTCCCGCCGACGCCATCGATGCGCTGCCTTCGCCACCGGATCTCGGGCGTCGGAAGCTGTGGCTGCCGAAACGCGTCATCGTCACCCGGTCCGCAATGGAGTGGGATCACGGGCGGGCGATCGCCGAACGCGCGGGCCGGCTCGGCCTTGACGTCGAGGAATTGCCGTCCGACAGGCTCCCGCTTGCCATGCCGGAAGACGAGCGGAAGGCGTATGCGGCGGCAAAGAACATGCTGGCGGTTGTCGTCGCACCGCCGTCCAAGCGACGGCTGCAACCGATCGCGCCGTCCGCCGACTGGCGTATCGATCTAGCGGAAGGCTGTCCCGCGCATTGCAGCTATTGCTATCTGGCCGGCTCGCTGAAGGGACCGCCGATCACCCGCACCTATGCCAATTTGCCGGAGATCATGGCCGAGATGCCGGCTCATCTCGGCAAGGGCATGGTGACGTCGCGGTCGAGGGCGCGGGCGCAGGAAGGTACGACGTTCGAGGCGAGTTGCTATACCGATCCGCTGGCGCTGGAGCATCTGACGGGATCACTGTCCGCCTTGATCGAACATTTCGGGCGGTGGGACGAAGCGCTCCAGTTGCGCTTCACGAGCAAGTTTGCGGCGGTCGATCCACTGCTGCCGATCGACCACGCAGGGCAAACGCGGATGCGGGCATCGATCAACCCTGCAAGCTATGCACGGCATGAGGGCGGTACGGATCCCGTCGCGGCGCGGCTCCACGCGCTCGCGCGAATGGCCGCAGCCGGGTATCCCGTCGGACTTACAATCGCGCCGATCATTGCGGCGGCGGGATGGGAACAGGCTTATGCCGAACTCATCGCCCAGGCCGGCGCGGCACTGGCGCATATGCCGCACCTCGATCTCACGATAGAATTGATCACGCACCGCTACACGCCGGGATCCCGTGCGGTGCTTCAAAGCTGGTATCCGGGGTCGTCGCTCGACATGACGATGGCGGGTCGGGTGGAAAAGCGGACGAAGTTCGGATCGCTGAAATATGTTTACGATGCCGATACGATGCGCAGTCTTCGGTCATTCTTCGAACATGAGATCACCCGGCACCTTCCCACCGCGCGGATCCTGTACTGGACGTGA
- a CDS encoding TonB-dependent receptor, which produces MFARIASRAAAVALLGCHAGTLFAQEKTADSGDDIVVTAQQQRPQVTSDGALGALGDRPALETPFNVRNYTAQLILDQQAETLGEVLENDPSVRTTQGFGNQAELFVIRGFALAGDDVAIDGLYGITPRQLVSPELYDRVQVLNGSSAFLFGAAPGGTGLGGGINLIPKRAEKTLFRATANYAGDSVLGGNFDAGGRFGANDAFGLRVNGVYRKGDTPIDGEQRSVRVGGADFDFRAGPGRFFLDVGYEDQRVYAPRPQVRLANTGLAIPRVPGADANYAQPWAFTKLRDVYALARAEVDVAPDWTVYLAAGFRDGRENGEYATPTVTNSVTGAATQARLFVPREDNNESGQIGVRGKFAVGGTTHAISVGGTLNLAENRNAFASGGYVTAAGGTTTMVNTNIYAPVAVARPINLVGTGGNLADPPRVSRSEFGSVFASDTIGLFDDRVLVTAGVRQQHLVVDAFSRTTFARTSRYDQSATTPVVGIVVRPTPTFSLYGNRIEGLVQGPTAPLNDTVTNPGEVFAPYRTVQYEIGAKWEIRRLTATLALYRTSQPNGYSIATPTSAAPAATTFVVDGRQRNQGIEIGFNGEPVDWLRVIGGGSINDATLRRTAGGLTDGNDAIGVPDYQVNLGLEFIPPFLRAATLTGRVVHTGRQYLDVTNRQRLDDWTRFDLGLRYILVADEHPVTFRVSAENVADRRYWTSAFGGYLLQGQPRTVKASITVEY; this is translated from the coding sequence ATGTTCGCCAGGATTGCCTCCCGTGCCGCAGCGGTCGCGCTGCTGGGCTGCCACGCGGGCACGCTGTTCGCTCAGGAGAAGACGGCCGACAGCGGCGACGACATCGTTGTCACCGCGCAGCAGCAGCGACCGCAGGTCACCAGCGATGGCGCGCTTGGCGCACTTGGCGATCGCCCGGCGCTCGAAACGCCGTTCAACGTACGCAACTACACAGCGCAACTCATTCTCGATCAGCAGGCGGAGACGCTCGGCGAAGTGCTGGAGAACGATCCGTCCGTGCGAACGACGCAGGGATTCGGCAACCAGGCTGAGCTGTTCGTCATTCGCGGCTTTGCGCTGGCGGGTGACGACGTTGCGATAGACGGGCTTTACGGCATCACGCCCCGGCAATTGGTATCGCCGGAATTGTACGACCGGGTACAGGTGTTGAATGGATCGAGCGCGTTCCTCTTCGGTGCCGCGCCTGGCGGTACGGGACTGGGCGGCGGAATCAACCTGATCCCGAAGCGCGCAGAGAAGACGCTGTTTCGCGCGACCGCCAACTATGCCGGTGACAGCGTATTAGGGGGTAATTTCGATGCCGGCGGACGGTTCGGCGCGAACGACGCGTTCGGGCTGCGTGTAAACGGCGTGTATCGCAAGGGCGACACGCCGATCGATGGCGAGCAGCGCAGCGTCCGGGTCGGCGGCGCCGACTTCGATTTCCGCGCCGGACCGGGCCGCTTCTTCCTCGACGTCGGCTATGAGGACCAAAGGGTGTACGCGCCGCGACCACAGGTCCGTTTGGCGAATACCGGGCTTGCCATTCCGCGGGTGCCCGGTGCCGACGCCAATTACGCGCAGCCTTGGGCTTTCACGAAGCTGCGCGACGTCTACGCACTCGCCCGTGCCGAGGTTGACGTTGCGCCCGACTGGACGGTCTACCTGGCGGCCGGCTTCCGCGACGGGCGCGAAAATGGCGAATATGCAACGCCGACCGTGACCAATTCGGTCACCGGCGCGGCAACCCAGGCGCGACTGTTCGTTCCGCGGGAAGACAATAACGAAAGCGGGCAGATCGGCGTGCGGGGCAAGTTTGCCGTCGGCGGCACCACGCACGCGATCAGCGTCGGTGGCACGCTCAACCTCGCCGAGAATCGAAATGCATTTGCCTCCGGTGGTTATGTCACCGCGGCGGGCGGAACGACGACGATGGTCAATACCAACATATACGCACCGGTTGCCGTGGCGCGTCCGATCAATCTCGTCGGCACCGGCGGCAACCTCGCCGATCCGCCGCGCGTGTCGCGGAGCGAGTTCGGCAGCGTCTTCGCGTCCGACACGATCGGGCTGTTCGACGATCGGGTGCTGGTCACCGCCGGCGTCCGGCAACAGCATCTGGTCGTCGACGCCTTCAGCCGGACGACCTTTGCGCGTACGAGCCGATATGACCAGTCGGCCACCACGCCCGTCGTTGGTATCGTCGTCCGGCCTACGCCCACCTTTTCGCTATATGGCAACCGGATCGAAGGATTGGTCCAGGGCCCCACGGCACCGCTGAACGACACAGTCACCAACCCGGGGGAGGTCTTCGCGCCCTATCGCACCGTCCAGTATGAAATCGGCGCAAAGTGGGAAATCCGGCGCCTTACCGCGACGCTGGCGCTGTATCGCACGTCGCAGCCGAACGGTTACAGCATCGCCACGCCGACATCCGCCGCCCCCGCGGCAACCACGTTCGTCGTCGATGGTCGTCAGCGCAACCAGGGTATCGAGATCGGTTTCAACGGCGAACCCGTCGATTGGCTGCGGGTGATCGGCGGCGGGTCGATCAACGATGCGACCTTGCGCCGGACCGCGGGCGGCCTGACGGACGGCAACGATGCGATCGGCGTGCCCGACTATCAGGTCAATCTGGGCCTTGAATTCATCCCGCCTTTCCTGCGTGCCGCGACGCTGACCGGGCGTGTCGTGCATACCGGCCGCCAGTATCTTGACGTCACCAATCGCCAGCGCCTGGATGACTGGACACGGTTCGATCTCGGGCTGCGCTACATCCTGGTCGCCGACGAGCATCCAGTGACGTTCCGGGTGAGCGCGGAGAATGTTGCCGACCGCCGTTATTGGACGTCGGCGTTCGGCGGCTATTTGCTTCAGGGTCAGCCGCGCACCGTCAAGGCATCGATCACGGTCGAGTATTGA
- a CDS encoding PepSY-associated TM helix domain-containing protein encodes MRTGTVRTWLAIHKWTSLVCTLFLLMLCLTGLPLIFHDEIEAAIDDGPALAVVPSGTPPLPLDAFVRTATAMYPGERPLFMSFDVDRPVVNVTTGKTPQPARGDLHITAIDRRTARPVEALDEDRGVMAFILRLHVDMFAGLPGKLFLGLMGFLFCISIVSGIVVYAPFMRKLAFGEIRTARTRRVRWLDLHNLLGIATAMWVGVVGLTGVINTLSETLVAIWRTDQLAALTRPYDGQPALPPAAWGSLDAAVRTARAAAPGTDPQFVAFPGTRFSSEHHYAVWLKGATPATQRLLTPALIDARTGELTAMRSMPWYMLALRLSQPLHFGDYGGMPMKIIWALLDIVAIVVLGSGIYLWLGRRRSPA; translated from the coding sequence ATGCGCACGGGGACGGTCAGGACGTGGCTGGCGATCCACAAATGGACCAGCCTCGTCTGCACGCTGTTCCTTCTCATGCTGTGTCTGACCGGATTGCCGCTGATCTTCCATGACGAGATCGAGGCGGCGATAGACGACGGTCCTGCGCTTGCGGTGGTGCCGTCGGGAACGCCTCCGCTGCCCCTCGATGCGTTCGTGCGCACGGCCACGGCGATGTACCCGGGCGAGCGACCTCTGTTCATGAGCTTCGACGTCGATCGGCCAGTCGTCAACGTCACCACCGGCAAAACTCCGCAACCGGCTCGCGGCGATTTGCACATCACGGCGATCGATCGTCGAACCGCCCGCCCTGTGGAGGCGCTGGATGAGGATCGCGGCGTGATGGCGTTCATCCTGCGCCTGCACGTCGATATGTTCGCCGGGCTGCCCGGAAAACTGTTCCTCGGCTTGATGGGGTTCCTGTTCTGCATCTCGATCGTATCGGGGATCGTCGTGTATGCACCGTTCATGCGCAAACTGGCGTTCGGCGAGATCCGCACGGCGCGCACGCGCCGGGTACGCTGGCTCGACCTGCACAATCTGCTCGGCATCGCCACCGCCATGTGGGTCGGTGTCGTCGGGCTGACCGGCGTGATCAATACGCTGTCCGAGACGTTGGTGGCGATCTGGCGGACCGACCAGCTCGCTGCCCTTACCCGACCTTATGATGGACAGCCAGCGTTGCCGCCCGCCGCCTGGGGATCACTGGATGCGGCGGTCCGTACGGCACGCGCTGCGGCGCCCGGTACCGACCCGCAATTCGTCGCCTTTCCGGGCACTCGCTTCAGCAGCGAGCATCATTACGCGGTGTGGCTGAAGGGCGCGACGCCGGCGACGCAGCGCCTGTTGACTCCGGCCTTGATCGACGCGCGTACGGGTGAACTTACGGCGATGCGGTCGATGCCGTGGTACATGCTTGCCCTCCGCCTGTCGCAGCCGCTCCATTTCGGCGATTATGGTGGAATGCCTATGAAGATCATCTGGGCCTTGCTCGACATCGTGGCGATCGTCGTGCTGGGGAGTGGCATCTATCTCTGGCTCGGCCGAAGGCGGTCGCCGGCATGA
- a CDS encoding metallophosphoesterase family protein: MIFFTADTHFGDHRTINIQRRPFNDVAAMDAVMMERWNSVVRPTDTVWHLGDVARRPADVPGLLAGLNGTKHLLRGNNDPAATLTATGWASVGDYAELELDGRKLVLCHYAFRSWNGQHRGAINLHGHSHGRLKPMPRQFDVGVDVRDFTPVMLEQLLGPPAELVKDVMG; the protein is encoded by the coding sequence ATGATCTTTTTCACCGCCGACACCCATTTCGGTGATCATCGCACGATCAACATCCAGCGCCGGCCGTTCAACGATGTCGCGGCGATGGACGCGGTGATGATGGAGCGCTGGAATTCCGTCGTCCGGCCAACCGATACGGTCTGGCATCTGGGCGATGTCGCTCGCAGGCCGGCCGACGTCCCCGGCCTGCTCGCGGGATTGAACGGCACGAAGCATCTGCTTCGCGGTAACAACGATCCTGCGGCGACGCTGACGGCGACGGGCTGGGCCAGCGTCGGCGACTATGCCGAACTGGAGCTGGACGGGCGCAAGCTTGTCCTGTGTCATTACGCATTCCGCAGCTGGAACGGCCAGCATCGGGGGGCGATCAACTTGCATGGGCATAGTCACGGCCGCCTGAAACCGATGCCGCGACAGTTCGACGTGGGTGTGGACGTCCGCGATTTCACGCCCGTAATGTTGGAACAACTGCTGGGGCCGCCCGCCGAATTGGTGAAGGACGTGATGGGCTGA
- a CDS encoding DsbA family protein, which produces MPGPINRRQAIGLGAVVLGGWAVGQVLRRTAPIGRDIGDAATPIVAGGGSPEDGPDDASLRLAVFTDYRCPACRHAFPAMEEAVRTDGKVRVIYKDWPIFGPASERAAMVALGCAEQGIYPAVHRLLMTDSRKIDDDMLRDLVASAGGDWPRVTGWLRRNLHAVEARLRVNGREAYSIGLTGTPGFLAERLLVMGAIDAGDFRRLFAKARASR; this is translated from the coding sequence ATGCCGGGACCGATCAATCGACGGCAGGCGATCGGGCTGGGCGCGGTGGTTCTTGGCGGCTGGGCAGTCGGCCAGGTGTTGCGCCGGACTGCACCGATAGGGCGAGATATCGGCGACGCCGCGACCCCTATCGTGGCCGGCGGCGGCTCGCCCGAAGACGGTCCGGACGACGCCTCGTTGCGGCTCGCCGTGTTTACCGACTATCGGTGCCCCGCCTGCCGGCACGCCTTTCCGGCGATGGAGGAGGCGGTGCGTACCGATGGCAAGGTGCGGGTGATCTACAAGGACTGGCCGATATTCGGTCCGGCATCCGAACGCGCCGCAATGGTCGCGCTGGGCTGCGCCGAACAGGGGATTTATCCTGCCGTCCATCGCCTCTTGATGACCGACAGTCGAAAGATCGACGATGACATGCTGCGTGATCTCGTGGCTTCGGCGGGCGGGGACTGGCCCCGCGTCACCGGCTGGCTGCGTCGGAACTTGCACGCGGTCGAAGCACGGCTACGTGTGAATGGCCGTGAGGCCTATTCGATCGGGCTTACCGGCACGCCGGGCTTTCTTGCCGAACGGTTGCTCGTGATGGGCGCGATAGACGCAGGCGACTTCCGTCGACTGTTCGCCAAAGCGCGCGCATCCCGGTGA